In the genome of bacterium, the window AAGGGATTCCTTACTTGAGTGGAGAAATTAATATTCGGTGGGCTGACAGGTTTTTATGGGTCTGGAATGGCCAGGGAAGGCTGTATAGCCGTCAAGTGGGAAGGTGAAAAATGTCATCCGCCTACTGGTCGTCTACTGCCAACGCCAACAATACGAACAACGCCTGGTGCGTGAACTTCAGCAACGGCAACGTCAACAACAACAATAAGTCGAACAGTTACTATGTGCGGGCCGTGCGGAGCGGAAAGTGTTCCCTGCTCTCCTTTGAATCGGTCTGGAAAGCTTATCTTGACTGCCGGCGAAGGAAAAGAGGTACGATAAATGCGCTCAGGTTTGAATATGGTTTATTGGATAATCTGTTCAGCCTGGCTCAGGAGTTACAAAATGGTACCTATCAGCCATCCCGCTCTGTTTGCTTTGTTACCACAAGACCTAAATTACGCGAGATTTTTGCCGCTGATTTCAGAGACAGGATTGTCCATCATCTGATTGTTCGGGAGATGGAAAAGGTCTGGGAGCGAAAATTTATCCACGATTCCTATGCCTCAAGGTCGGGGAAAGGAATCCATGCGGCTGTAGCCAGGCTCCAGAAATTTATGCTCAAAGCGACCAGAAATCAGAAGCGAGTAGCTTATTTTATTCAGCTTGACATTCGCTCTTTTTTCATGAGCGTAGATAAAGAGATTCTCGTTCAGATTCTCGAACAAGAGCTGCGGCCAAGAAAAGAGATTGAATCAGAAGCGCTTCTTTACCTGCTCCATCGGACTATCTTTCACCACTGCCCTGATAACTATTTCTTTAAGGGTGATCCGGCCATGCGGGATAAGATTCCAGCTCATAAATCGCTCTTCAAGGTGCCAGCGGGCAAAGGGCTGCCAATAGGCAATCTTACCTCTCAATTCCTGGCCAATGTCTATTTAAATAAGCTGGATCAGTTTGTAAAACATACTCTCCGCTGCCGCTTTTATATCAGGTACGTAGATGATGCTATTCTCATCTCGCCTGATCAAGATCAGTTGCTTGAGTGGGAGGAGAGAATCGGTGAGTTTCTGGAAAAGCGGCTTGCTCTTCAGCTCAAGGGCAAAGGGAAGATAAAGAGAGTTTCGGAGGGGGCTGATTTTTTGGGCTATATTGTCAGGCCGGCTTATCTTCTGGCTCGGAAAAGAGTAGTCAATAATTTAAAATTCAAGCTGGTTCGGTTTCAAGATAAGATGATTCAAGATCTTCAAATTCACGGCCTGAAGGTTAGAAAAATAATTATGCAGCCTCAGATGGTAAGGAAGCTGAGGCAAACCCTGGCCTCTTATCTGGGGCATTTAAACATGGCAATACCTTCAGGCTGATCAATTCGCTTTGGACGGCCAATTCATGGCTGAGAGAGTATTTCATTTTCCATAGGGGAAAGTTAAAGGATCGTTATAAACATAAGAGACTGTTTCGATCGTTTCACGCACAATACCTGTTTTTCAGAACCAGGCTGAAAGATACGGTTCTTTTCTTTCAAGCGGGGAATTTTCTGGAATTATATGATCAGGACGCAGTCGATCTTGCTCCTGCTCTGGGGCTTGAGATAAAGGAAAATTTTCGGGGAATGAGATGGGCAGCGGGTTTTCCCATCCGGCTGGAGAGAAAATTTATGGATAAAGCCCTGAGTTTAGGCAGGGATGCGGCTGTAGTGAATGAGGGTATCACAGGCTGGTTGGTCAAAGACCGGCAGGTGCGGGAAATTTATCGGGTTTTAGAGAAGTCATCTTCTGCCGTCCAGGCATGAAAGCCTAAAAGGAGATTAGAGATGAGAAGGTTATTGTGTGGATTAACTCTTTTTATCTTATTATTATGCTCAAGGCTTGCTCTTGCTGACTTTATGGGCAATGGCTCATACACAGCCAATGGTGATGGCACAGTTACCGATACTTCCACTGGCCTTATGTGGCAGCAAGAGACAGCCGGGCCGATGAGCTGGGAGGAGGCGCTGCACTACTGTGAGGGACTCACCCTTGGGGGGCATAGCGACTGGCGGCTGCCGAATGTCAATGAGCTGCAATTTCTGGTGGACTACAGCCGCTACAATCCAGCCATAGACCCTGAGCTATTCCCCAAAACTCAAGCCTCTGGCTACTGGTCATCAACGGTGAATCACTGCTCGCCTGATACTGTCTGGTATGTGGGCTTTGGCTATGGGGGGATATCGTACGGCAACAGGGGGGCAAGCCAAGACAGCAAATACTATGTGCGGGCCGTGCGTGGCAGCTCCGCAGATGAGACAGTGATAGTAGAGAAGAGAAAAAATTATATCTATGCCAACGGCTCCTACAAAGCTAACGACGACGGCACGGTGAGTGATGAGACAAGCGGCCTTATGTGGCAGCAAGAGACAGCCGGACCGATGAGCTGGGAGGAGGCGCTGCACTACTGTGAGGGACTCACCCTTGGGGAGTACAGCGACTGGCGGCTGCCGAATGTCAATGAGCTGCAATTTCTGGTGGACTACAGCCGCTACAATCCAGCCATAGACCCTGAGCTATTCCCCAAAACTCAAGCCTCTGGCTACTGGTCATCAACGGTGAATCACTGCTCGCCTGATAATGCCTGGTATGTGGGCTTTGACTATGGGGGGATATCGTACGGCAGCAGGTGGTCAGGCAAATATTATGTGCGGGCCGTGCGGAGCATCTCGTCAGATGAGACAGTGATAGTAGAGAAGAGAAAAAATTATGTCTATGGCAATGGCTCATACACAGCCAATGGTGATGGCACAGTTACCGATACTTCCACTGGCCTTATGTGGCAGCGAGAGACAGCCGGGCCGATGAGCTGGGAGGAGGCGCTGCACTACTGTGAGGGACTCACCCTTGGGGGGCATAGCGACTGGCGGCTGCCGAATGTCAATGAGCTGCAATTTCTGGTGGACTACAGCCGCTACAATCCAGCCATAGACCCTGAGCTATTCCCCAAAACTCAAGCCTCTGGCTACTGGTCATCAACGGTGAATCACTGCTCGCCTGATANNNNNNNNNNNNNNNNNNNNNNNNNNNNNNNNNNNNNNNNNNNNNNNNNNNNNNNNNNNNNNNNNNNNNNNNNNNNNNNNNNNNNNNNNNNNNNNNNNNNCCTGATACTGTCTGGTATGTGGGCTTTGGCTATGGGGGGATATCGTACGGCAACAGGGGGGCAAGCCAAGACAGCAAATACTATGTGCGGGCCGTGCGTGGCAGCTCCGCAGATGAGACAGTGATAGATGAGACAGTGATAGTAGAGAAGAGAAAAAATTATATCTATGCCAACGGCTCCTACAAAGCTAACGACGACGGCACGGTGAGTGATGAGACAAGCGGCCTTATGTGGCAGCAAGAGACAGCAGGGCCGATGAGCTGGGAGGAGGCGCTGCGCTACTGTGAGGGACTCACCCTTGGGGGGTATAGCGACTGGCGGCTGCCGAATATCAATGAGCTGCAATTTCTGGTGGACTACAGCCGCTACAATCCAGCCATAAACCCTGAGCTATTCCCCACAACTCAAGCCTCTGGCTACTGGTCATCAACGGTGAATCACTGCTCGCCTGATAATGCCTGGTATGTGGGCTTTGACTATGGGTGGATATCGTACGGCAGCAGGGGGGCAGGCAAATACAATGTGCGGGCCGTGCGGAGCGGTAGGTTATTGGGTGATTTGGTTATTTGCACGCCGGAGAAGTTAACCTTGACTTACGGCAATGGGGCCTTCAACAGCGACGATGCGACCAGGTATGAGATGATTGGCGACAGGGCAGTAGCCTCGGCCAGACCACTGGGGGCTAAATTGTGCCTTAAGGTGGATTGGCTGGAAGATAAGGGCAAGGTAAAATTTACCGATAATTGCGGCAATACGCTTGAGATTTCGCCTGATAGAATCACTTCAGATGACCGAGCCTGGGTCAAGGTGCGGGATGTGGCTGAACATTTTGGCTGGCGGGTGGATTGGAATGTGCAGAATCGGATTGTGACGGTCTCTCCACTAAAACTAACCAGCCCAAGTAACAATGCCACCTTTACCGTGGGCGATATAGTAAAGCTGTCTGCTACTGCCCCAGGAGTGGCCACAGCCAAGTTCTGGGTGAGTAACATCTCTACTGGGTGGTCAGATAATCCTGGCGGAGAGCTGCATGGAAGTTATAATTATTCAGTTAATTGGTCAACAATCGGATTGGATAGCGGCTGGTATTTGATAAGGGGGATAGGGTATGACAGCAGTCAGCAGGAAGTAGCACGGGATGAAGCTTATGTCAGGCTAATACCAGGCAGATTACCAAGTCCCAAAATTAACCAGCCTGCAAAGGATGTAACCCTGCCCCTTGGTGACATTACTGTCCAATGGAATTCTGTACCAGGCGCTGTAAAGTATTGGTTTAACATCCGAGATATTAACAGGAATAAGGTGCCGGAATGGTTTCATGATAATGAATTAAGTAAGGATAAAACCAGCTATAAAATATCAGCAGAAAACCTATCCAAGGATTATGAGGTTGATAAGAAAACAGAGCGCAGATACAGAGTGGCGGTAGCTGCGGTTCCTCAAGGTGCGCTTGCTTTATCGGACGCCTTGTGGTCAGAGGTGGAATTTACGGTTAAGTTTCCACCTGGATCTCTGGCAAAAGTAGAAATAACCGAGCCTAAAGAAAGCGGTAAAACCTACAACTTAAGGGATATGATAATAAGATGGAAGGAGGTGGCAGGAGCAAGCCAATATGCAGTGGCCATGTGGGAGTGGGAGCCGCCGATATTAGTCAGAAAGAAACAAAGGAGCAAAGCTCTATTGTCATCCAGCTGCGATGTCAAGGAGAAAATCTCATCATGGATTAACGAGTTAAATGGGCATCCTCCAAAGCTACTGAAGACAGACATAGATAAGGATAAGACTACCTATACTATACCGATGACCAAGCTTGCCGAGGGCCATCAGTATATGTTTGGGGTTTGGGCGGTGAATGCAGAAGATTGTCTTGTGGGGCCACCAGGAGGGGTTGACTTCAAAATAGCATCATCTACAATTTTAATAAAAATTGACACGAAACCACCTTCTGCGTATCCAGAAGATTCTTGGTATTTAGGAGATTGTCATGTACATACAAATTACAAGGGGAAGGATAATCCTATTAATGAGGATAAAAATAAAGGGGTAATTGATCATGTAACAGTAACATTGGCTGATCGTATAAGCCAAGCACAATCTATCGGCTTAAATTTCTTAATAACTACTGATCATAGAAGTATGTTTGACCACAATAATGACGACAACTACTACGCTGGCATACGTTGGCAAGACTACGCATCTGCTTGTAATAAGTCAAATTTTCTTGTCATTCCAGGAGTGGAATTTTCTATAAGAAACCCCAAGGGAGGTGGGGATATTAGTCATTGTCTTGCTTATGGATTGGCAGCGGATAAAGATTTATTTAGCGAGTGGTGGAGGTTGAAGGATAGGAAGGAGGCATATACGCATCAGGAGATTATCAATAAAATAAATGAGCATAACCCTGAAAAGTCGTTTGCTGTGATTGCTCACCCCTACCAAAATCCAAGTTGGAATAATTGGAATTGTGAGAATTTTAATGGAATACAACTACTAAATAATGAAAAAATGGCTGACCCTAATACTATTAGGATTAGGAAGTGGTTTGACCTCTTGAGAGACAGATTCGTTTCTACAGTGAGGGGAGGAGAAGGATTCGTTGTAGGTATTGGTGGTACAGATAGTCATTATGAGTATAATGATAACAAGGGATTTACCTGGGTATATACAAGTGATTTTAGTAGAGATGGCATATTGAAAGCAATCCGAGCTGGTCGTGTAAGCGTTTCGGGGAGGAAAGAAAATTTTGGGGCTTTTTCAATTAATTCCCGACCTCAAGGAGACGTTGTTAAGGTATCATCAAATGACACCCTTAACTGGAAATGGAAAGTCAAAGGGGATTGGAAAGATGTTACAATATATGATTATGATAGAACGACGTTTGGGTATTTTGAGAGGGTAGAGCGACCAGAAAAGTACGAGCATCCTTTTACAACTTCGGCTCCCCAAAAAGATACCTTCTATGTGGTAAGGTTTAGATATACGGATGGCAGTGATGTATGGACTAATCCCATTTTTGTGGATGTTGAATCAAAATCATCATCACCACCTATACTCGTACGCGCCAGAACCGATTCTCTACCTGTTAGTTTACCTATAGAACTTAGTCTTGCTGATGCCCTTCTCACTGCTAATGGCTCAGGAGGCGCAGCTGTGCAAGGTATGACTATATCTTCTTTTGATTGTCCTGCTGAATCTCTACCGCCATCAGGTTATATTAGTGATATCTATTACTTCAATGCTGACGATACTGACAATATTTCGATTTCTAACATTAGATTGACTATCACTTACAATGATTCTGATCTTTATGTAAATCCGAGCCGCTTAACCATTTATCAATATGATCCTATGGCTAAGAATTGGGTAGAATTGCCGTCAACTATTGATACTACCTTACATACTGTAACTGCCAACCCTTATTCTCTAGGTATATTTGTCTTAAGTGCTTATGATGAGGAAGATTTTGTAGCTCCTGACATTGCTTTTGAAATACCCACTGATGGAGTGATACTATGTGAGCCAACCACAGTCAAAGTTAGGGCAAGCGATTACAATGGGGTAATTAAGGTAAGATTTTATATTGATGGAGTATGGTTTGAAATTGACAACTTCAGAGAAGACGGCTGGTCAACAACCTTTGACCCGCATCTCATCACCGCCGGAACGCACACCTTAACTGCCGAAGCCTTTGATGCCGCTGGCAACTCAAGTCAGGCCGAAATCACTATTTCCATCCCCGAATCTGTGGCAGCCATGTCGCCGGTAGTTTCCATCACTTCACCGGCGAACAATGCTGGAGTCTCTGGGCAAATAGCCCTTACCGGAACGGTTACTGCGGCCTCAATGCCTGAGATCGTTGCCGTGGTGGATGAGACGCCTATCGGCTGGGCCGAGATTGACGATCAGGGCAGATGGACCATTGAGCTGGATACGACCATGCTAGACAATGGCCAGCATACCATTTCGATCCTGGCCACAGACTCGATGGGTGCCCAGGGCACGGCCAGCCTGACTATTACTATTGCAAACCAGTACCACACTTACTACCAGGACGCCGACGGCGACGGTTATGGCGATCCTAATCGGTCAATCACTGCTCTTGCCGCACCAGCGGGCTATGTGGATAAAGGGGGCGATTGCCAAGACAGTGATGCCAATATCAATCCTGCTGCTTCTGAAGTCTGCGATAACAAGGACAATGACTGTGACGGGCTGGTGGATGAGAACCTGGCCAAACCCTGCTCTACAGGCTGTGGCAGCGGCACCGAAACCTGCCAGGCTGGCCGCTGGGTTGGCTGCACTGCGCCTCAGCCTCGGCCTGAAACTTGCGACGGCAAGGACAATGACTGCGACGGGCTGGTGGATGAGGGTTTGGCCCGCACCTACTACCTCGATGCTGACGGTGACTGGTATGGGGATGCTTCCGAGAGCTTGCAGGCCTGCTCTCCGCCTTCTGGGTATGTGGAGGATGGCACTGATTGCGATGACCAGAATGGGGCTGTTCATGAAAACTGCGGATCGTCACAGCCACCTGAATCTCAGGCAGCCTGCCAGGAGGATAATTCAGGCGCGCTGGATGTGGTTGGAGCCAAGGGGAAGCCAGGG includes:
- a CDS encoding reverse transcriptase/maturase family protein; the protein is MSSAYWSSTANANNTNNAWCVNFSNGNVNNNNKSNSYYVRAVRSGKCSLLSFESVWKAYLDCRRRKRGTINALRFEYGLLDNLFSLAQELQNGTYQPSRSVCFVTTRPKLREIFAADFRDRIVHHLIVREMEKVWERKFIHDSYASRSGKGIHAAVARLQKFMLKATRNQKRVAYFIQLDIRSFFMSVDKEILVQILEQELRPRKEIESEALLYLLHRTIFHHCPDNYFFKGDPAMRDKIPAHKSLFKVPAGKGLPIGNLTSQFLANVYLNKLDQFVKHTLRCRFYIRYVDDAILISPDQDQLLEWEERIGEFLEKRLALQLKGKGKIKRVSEGADFLGYIVRPAYLLARKRVVNNLKFKLVRFQDKMIQDLQIHGLKVRKIIMQPQMVRKLRQTLASYLGHLNMAIPSG
- a CDS encoding DUF1566 domain-containing protein, giving the protein MRRLLCGLTLFILLLCSRLALADFMGNGSYTANGDGTVTDTSTGLMWQQETAGPMSWEEALHYCEGLTLGGHSDWRLPNVNELQFLVDYSRYNPAIDPELFPKTQASGYWSSTVNHCSPDTVWYVGFGYGGISYGNRGASQDSKYYVRAVRGSSADETVIVEKRKNYIYANGSYKANDDGTVSDETSGLMWQQETAGPMSWEEALHYCEGLTLGEYSDWRLPNVNELQFLVDYSRYNPAIDPELFPKTQASGYWSSTVNHCSPDNAWYVGFDYGGISYGSRWSGKYYVRAVRSISSDETVIVEKRKNYVYGNGSYTANGDGTVTDTSTGLMWQRETAGPMSWEEALHYCEGLTLGGHSDWRLPNVNELQFLVDYSRYNPAIDPELFPKTQASGYWSSTVNHCSPD
- a CDS encoding DUF1566 domain-containing protein, with product MIDETVIVEKRKNYIYANGSYKANDDGTVSDETSGLMWQQETAGPMSWEEALRYCEGLTLGGYSDWRLPNINELQFLVDYSRYNPAINPELFPTTQASGYWSSTVNHCSPDNAWYVGFDYGWISYGSRGAGKYNVRAVRSGRLLGDLVICTPEKLTLTYGNGAFNSDDATRYEMIGDRAVASARPLGAKLCLKVDWLEDKGKVKFTDNCGNTLEISPDRITSDDRAWVKVRDVAEHFGWRVDWNVQNRIVTVSPLKLTSPSNNATFTVGDIVKLSATAPGVATAKFWVSNISTGWSDNPGGELHGSYNYSVNWSTIGLDSGWYLIRGIGYDSSQQEVARDEAYVRLIPGRLPSPKINQPAKDVTLPLGDITVQWNSVPGAVKYWFNIRDINRNKVPEWFHDNELSKDKTSYKISAENLSKDYEVDKKTERRYRVAVAAVPQGALALSDALWSEVEFTVKFPPGSLAKVEITEPKESGKTYNLRDMIIRWKEVAGASQYAVAMWEWEPPILVRKKQRSKALLSSSCDVKEKISSWINELNGHPPKLLKTDIDKDKTTYTIPMTKLAEGHQYMFGVWAVNAEDCLVGPPGGVDFKIASSTILIKIDTKPPSAYPEDSWYLGDCHVHTNYKGKDNPINEDKNKGVIDHVTVTLADRISQAQSIGLNFLITTDHRSMFDHNNDDNYYAGIRWQDYASACNKSNFLVIPGVEFSIRNPKGGGDISHCLAYGLAADKDLFSEWWRLKDRKEAYTHQEIINKINEHNPEKSFAVIAHPYQNPSWNNWNCENFNGIQLLNNEKMADPNTIRIRKWFDLLRDRFVSTVRGGEGFVVGIGGTDSHYEYNDNKGFTWVYTSDFSRDGILKAIRAGRVSVSGRKENFGAFSINSRPQGDVVKVSSNDTLNWKWKVKGDWKDVTIYDYDRTTFGYFERVERPEKYEHPFTTSAPQKDTFYVVRFRYTDGSDVWTNPIFVDVESKSSSPPILVRARTDSLPVSLPIELSLADALLTANGSGGAAVQGMTISSFDCPAESLPPSGYISDIYYFNADDTDNISISNIRLTITYNDSDLYVNPSRLTIYQYDPMAKNWVELPSTIDTTLHTVTANPYSLGIFVLSAYDEEDFVAPDIAFEIPTDGVILCEPTTVKVRASDYNGVIKVRFYIDGVWFEIDNFREDGWSTTFDPHLITAGTHTLTAEAFDAAGNSSQAEITISIPESVAAMSPVVSITSPANNAGVSGQIALTGTVTAASMPEIVAVVDETPIGWAEIDDQGRWTIELDTTMLDNGQHTISILATDSMGAQGTASLTITIANQYHTYYQDADGDGYGDPNRSITALAAPAGYVDKGGDCQDSDANINPAASEVCDNKDNDCDGLVDENLAKPCSTGCGSGTETCQAGRWVGCTAPQPRPETCDGKDNDCDGLVDEGLARTYYLDADGDWYGDASESLQACSPPSGYVEDGTDCDDQNGAVHENCGSSQPPESQAACQEDNSGALDVVGAKGKPGDEVEIAVRIQGAPWDVYSFGFELTYDPEILEYREEDYKLGELAASLPLFGVREISSGKIKVAGIDPSGGSITEGASGTVVVLKFEVRSGIQGGECYPLGLEALDGDITEFSATGGCLCVECQEQTSGVLDVVGTTGSPGDEVEIPIRIQGAPDAVSSFGFEFTYKPNVLEYSGYEKGDLPASFPIFEVIELGSGRLKIGGLDPYSGISEGASGTVAVLKFKVKEEGSAGHEGECYPLRIEKPEDTISQFAISGGCFCIETCTGDLTGDGIVTPSDALIVFRCYLGITPCPECADVDKSGHVSPADALCLFRKYLGMVSCLD